CGGCGACCTCCGCGAATGCCATCTCGCGCCGGATTGGCTGATGGTCTATCAACCGACCGATGACGAGCTGGTGCTCGTGCGGCTAGGAAGCCACTCGGAGTTGTTTGGATGAATCGATCCCTTCATCCGCCGTGTAGAGTTTGTAAAATCTACTTGGTTAAAAAAATATCGCTCGTGATCACGAACCGGATCAGGTCCTGCATTCGATATCCGTTTCGACGCAAAGTAAGTCCCTTTTCTTCGAGAAAAACAAGCTCGTTGTAGGTGAGTGTGCGGCCGGTGGCATAGGTGGCGAGGTGCTTGAGCACGCTGAAGGCCACGCGATCCATGCGCGGGCCGGCGAGGTAGGCGCGCAGGGCGGCGTAGTCGGCCACCTCGGTGTCGTCGGGCAGGCGGGCGCTGGCGCCTTGATGATCGGCGCGGAAGAGACCGCCGGCATCGAATTGCTCCAGCGGCAGCCCCCACGGATCGATGCCCGCATGGCAACTGGCACAGCCTTTGTGGTCGCGGTGCAGGGCAAGGCGTTCGCGCAAGGAAAGCTTGGGATCAATCTCTTCAATGCCCGGCACATTGGGCGGCGGATCGGCGGGCGGTTCGGCAATAATCTTGCGGGCCAGCCACGCGCCGCGTTTCACGGCGTTGGCCTCGCGGCCATCGGACAGCCCGGCGAGAATGCTCGTCTGCGCCAGTAACCCGCCGAGGTGTTTGCGGCGATGGGCGACGGGCGCGAAGTCGAAGCCGCGCTCGGTCTGGTCGCCGAGGCCGTAGTAGCTGGCGGTGATTTCGTTTGCCAGAATGAAGTCCGACTGCACAAGGTTTCGCGCGGGTAGGTTTTCGCGCACGAGATGTTGCAGCAGCTCTACCGGTTCGCGGCGGAGATTCAGCCGCACATCGCGCGTGAGCGTGGGGTACTTATTGCGGTCCATTTCCACCACATCGAATTTCTCCAGACTCAACCATTGCGAGGCGAACTCGTCGGCGAATTGCCCGAACCGCTCATCGCGAATAAGGCGTGTGATCTCGGTGTCCATTGCGGCGCGTAATTTGCCGGAGTCGGCGAGCTGGTGCAGGCGCGGATCCGGCGCGGTGTTCCAGAGGAAGTACGACAGCTTCGAGGCCAGTTCATGCTCCGTCAGCGGCTCGGCCTTCGGCGTGGTGCTTTCCTCGATGAGAAACAGAAACTGCGGCGAGGTCAGCACGATGAGCAGGGTTTCCTTGATGCTCTGCGTGAAATCGCCGTGCTCGGCGAAGGCGCTCTTCCATACGGCCATTAACGGCGATGCCTCGGCCTCGGTGACCGGCCGCCGATAGGCGCGCCCGGCAAATTCCCGCACGATCTCGCGCGCGTACACCTCGGGTTTATCCTCGTTGGCCGAGCCGATGAAAATGCGCCGGTGCGTCGCCGGCGGCCAGCTCTCGTAAAACGGTCCCTCAAATTCCACCGACCGGATCCGCAGGCGCGGCCGGTCCCGGCCGTCGGTGTGCTCGCTGCGGACGCCGATCTCGCGCACGCCGGCGAGGTAATTGTCGTTGTCCTCCTGCACATCGTCACTCGGATAATTATTGATTGCACCCTCGAACACATATTCCCGCAACGCCGTGCCCGCCACCTCCACTGGCCGTTGCACCGGCGCAAACGTGCTTCCGCAATCCCGGCGCAAGCCTAGGTGCACGCCGAGCCACGGTGAGCGTTTTTCGAATTGCACAAATCGCTTGGCCAATTCCGAGCCCTCTGCCACCGGCGTCAATACCACCCGTTGCGGCACGCCGCTGGCGCCATACCGCGCGCTCACCTGCACTGGCCCGGACGGGAGCCGAAGGAGGGCGAGGGCGGGTTCGCGACGCGCATCGACCAATTCGCGCCCGTCGATTTTCAAAGCCACATCCTCCACTTTCACCGGCGGTGCCTTCACGAACCGTTGGCCCGGCGCCAGCAACGCCTTCAGCTCGGCTACCTCGAGCGCGCGCCGATACAGCCGCACCTCGTCAATATCGCCCTTGAACTGCTGGGCGTCCTGGATACGGCCGATATGCAAATCCACTTTCGGATTATCCAGCACGCGCGGTTCGATCGTCCCCACGCCCACCTCGTAACCATTCACGTACACGCGCGTTTGATTCTTGCCGCGACGCACCACCGCCGCCACGTGCTGCCATTCGTTCACGCGGATGACGCCCGGGCGTGAGGCCACCGTGCCGTTGGGTTGATTGTCCGGATTCGCTGTCTCGATGCGCAACACCCCGCGATTGTTTGGCATGTCGAGATACCAACCGTGCGTCCAGCTGTATTTGCCGAGGCAAACAATGCCCGCCTGCCGCAGTTGTGTGGGGCGAATCCACGCCATCACGGTGAAGTCGCCCTTGCCTACGTCCATCGAGTTGTCGCGCGGCACCACCACCGCGTCGCCGTTGCCGTCCAGCGCCACCGCCTTGCCGTTCGCTCCAATCGGAGATTCCACAAACTTCGCGTCG
This sequence is a window from Limisphaerales bacterium. Protein-coding genes within it:
- a CDS encoding DUF1592 domain-containing protein, whose amino-acid sequence is MPLCKCARTDWQGRGLLSLLGSVGQGRIGAVNGFRIFLGLLMLAGALPAKEPAVVQQDFQRLVQPLLKRYCFDCHGERKPKAGIRVDYLDGTVPDKEVRHWEIIRKQLLEEEMPPEDETQPTKAERALMVVWIDEALAMARSRVRPKNGGARRLTVAQYGNTLRDLLGIEEDLTGVLPPDGVSKDGFVNNGQSMLLSPLLVESYFDIAERALDLAIVDAAAKPVIQNFRVDLGHEINPEPSPDRLILGANSALLANNNFIVRQLVPKKSFAFEPFKMRTQWRFNEGYQGNGTVRGWREYDSIYHAVFACMRGTMGYPRGKAYRVVPDGLLLRASIPSAEQWQVESTYGPRANFKISLRELPQHGKFRVRVNAAKYEDLLLLDRGTPAATANQASVVVRGLHEPQRVVIPKGGIYQADVYVQAAAGEAVQADASRLDEKLVGAWTLDDTADSLPKPKKLEGRLVGDAKFVESPIGANGKAVALDGNGDAVVVPRDNSMDVGKGDFTVMAWIRPTQLRQAGIVCLGKYSWTHGWYLDMPNNRGVLRIETANPDNQPNGTVASRPGVIRVNEWQHVAAVVRRGKNQTRVYVNGYEVGVGTIEPRVLDNPKVDLHIGRIQDAQQFKGDIDEVRLYRRALEVAELKALLAPGQRFVKAPPVKVEDVALKIDGRELVDARREPALALLRLPSGPVQVSARYGASGVPQRVVLTPVAEGSELAKRFVQFEKRSPWLGVHLGLRRDCGSTFAPVQRPVEVAGTALREYVFEGAINNYPSDDVQEDNDNYLAGVREIGVRSEHTDGRDRPRLRIRSVEFEGPFYESWPPATHRRIFIGSANEDKPEVYAREIVREFAGRAYRRPVTEAEASPLMAVWKSAFAEHGDFTQSIKETLLIVLTSPQFLFLIEESTTPKAEPLTEHELASKLSYFLWNTAPDPRLHQLADSGKLRAAMDTEITRLIRDERFGQFADEFASQWLSLEKFDVVEMDRNKYPTLTRDVRLNLRREPVELLQHLVRENLPARNLVQSDFILANEITASYYGLGDQTERGFDFAPVAHRRKHLGGLLAQTSILAGLSDGREANAVKRGAWLARKIIAEPPADPPPNVPGIEEIDPKLSLRERLALHRDHKGCASCHAGIDPWGLPLEQFDAGGLFRADHQGASARLPDDTEVADYAALRAYLAGPRMDRVAFSVLKHLATYATGRTLTYNELVFLEEKGLTLRRNGYRMQDLIRFVITSDIFLTK